The sequence GATATTACTAGTAGTAACTCTAAAGTCCGTTATATGGGTGAGGAGTTGCCTCAATACGATGCGGTGATTCCACGAATTGGTTCATCTATTACTTTCTACGGAACCGCTGTGGTTCGTCAGTTTGAAATGATGGGTACTTTCTGTGTTAACGAGTCGGTAGCGATTAGCCGTTCACGTGACAAACTGCGTTCCCTGCAGTTGCTATCACGTAAAGGCATTGGTCTACCTCGCACTGGTTTTGCAAGCAAGCCAGACGACATTCCAGATTTGATTAAAAATGTTGGTGGCGCGCCACTTGTTATCAAGCTTCTTGAAGGTACTCAGGGCATTGGTGTGGTGCTCGCAGAGACACAAAAAGCTGCAGAAAGTGTTATCGAAGCTTTCATGGGTCTAAAAGCCAACATTTTGGTTCAAGAGTTTATCGAAGAAGCTAACGGTGCTGATATTCGTTGTTTTGTTGTCGGTGGAAAAGTGATTGCTGCAATGAAGCGACAAGCTGCCGAAGGTGAATTCCGTTCAAATCTACATCGTGGTGGTACTGCACAGCTAATCAAGCTCACTAAAGAAGAGCGTGCGACAGCGATAGCGGCTGCCAAGGCGATGGGGTTGAACTTGTGCGGGGTTGATATCCTTCAGTCGAAAAATGGTCCAGTGGTTATGGAAGTAAACTCATCACCAGGCCTAGAGGGAATTGAGAGCGCGACAAGTAAAGACGTGGCGGGCCTTATTTACGAATTTATCGAGAAAAATGCCAAGCCAAACAACAATAAAACGAAAGGACGTGGTTAAAAATGGCTAAAGAGCTTGTCATAGCGGGCGTAGAAATACGCCCTGGTGAGCGTAAAGAAATCGATATCCCAGTTGCGAAATTATACACGGACGCAGAAGTAAGTATCCCAGTCCAAGTAATACGAGCAAAGAAAGAAGGACCAGTGGTGTTTGTGAGCGCCGCTGTCCACGGGGATGAGTTAAATGGCATAGAGATTATTAGTCGCCTAATTGCAGAAAACTTAAAACTGCAGTGCGGCACGTTAATTTATGTACCTATGGTCAACGTATATGGTGTTCTAAACCAGAGCCGCTATATGCCAGACCGCCGAGATCTAAACCGTTGTTTTCCTGGCTCAAAGAAAGGATCGCTGGCTGGACGTCTAGCGCATACTTTCCTAGAGAGTATTGTTTCGCATTGTGACTATGGTATCGACCTACACACAGGCGCTATTCATCGTTCTAACTTGCCGCAAATTCGAGCAAACTTAGAAGACGAAGAAACAAAGCGTCTTGCAGAGGCCTTTGCTGTGCCGGTTTTGCTTAATGCCAACATTCGAGATGGCTCATTACGTGAAGCCGCTGTTAACCACGGCGCTCGCGTACTTCTGTATGAAGCAGGCGAGGCGCTACGATTTGATGAGCTATCTATTCAGACCGGTGTCAAAGGCGTACTTCGCGTACTTAAAGCGCTAGGTATGACTCGCAAACGTGTATCAAAGGCAAAAACGGATCCCTTTATTGCCAACCGTAGTGACTGGACGCGTGCAGATGCGAGTGGATTTGTTAAAGAATACGTTCATTTGGGCTCTATGGTCGAGAAAGGCGAGATCCTAGCCGACATTAACGGCCCGCTGGGTAACAATATTGGTCAGGTTACGTCAAACCGCACTGGTATCATTATCGGCAAGCAAAACATTCCTCTGGTTCAAGAAGGGGAAGCTATGTATCACATTGCGTATTTTGGAGATAACGCAGAAGAGGTATTTGAACACATCGAAATCATGCAAGAGTCGATTGTTCCAGTAGAACCGAGCATGTAACACTATGCCAAACACATATAACGACAGAATGATCATTGGCAACTTGGAAGTTTGTAGCCTTCCTGAGTTGGGTATTTTTGATTTAGAAGTACGCATTGATACAGGTGCAAAAACCTCTTCGCTTCACGTTGACAACTTACAGCGTGTGAAACGAGATGGTCGTTTATACGTCCAATATGACTTGCATCCAGACATCTATCATTTAGATGAGATCGTACATTGTGAATCGTTAATTTACGACTCAAGACGTATCAAATCATCCAACGGTGATTCAGAACAGCGCTGCGTTATCCAAACCTTGTTCAAACTTGGTGACAGAGAGTGGCCCATTGAGATCACGCTAAGCAATCGCCAAGACATGTCTTATATGATGCTGTTGGGGCGTGAAGCTATGATCGACAAAGTATACGTGGATCCAAGCAGAGCGTTTCTGATTGATTAATCAGTCTGACTAACCAGCTTTCCTAGCCGCCTTTGGGCGGCTTTGTTTTGCTCGTATATTGGGAACGAGAACAACCGACAGTTTCTGCCGTTAGAATGTGGTATTGAGAAATGGAGAAAGAGGGGGGAGTGAGAAAGTGGCGACAAAAAAAAGCAGAGCGCTAGGCTCTACTTTTGCGTTTAGGAGGAAAGATCACAACTTATGCTGGCTCTAAAACGTCGTCGTTTTCCATGTCGTAATCATAGTCTTTCGCGGCTTCATGAAACTTAGATTTACTATTCAACGTATGGAAAGCTCGTCTTCCGCGCGCCAAGCGAACGTATTTAAGCCAGGTGTGTTCCAGTTTGGATTTCGCTTTGCTAGGGTTAACAATCACTTTTGTGAAGTGTTTTTCTTCGGCGTTTTCTGGGGTAATGTCACCGCGTTCAAGCGCTAACATGGTTTCTCCGTAAGTTACCAAGATGTCTTCTTCAATCAGTGTAAAGTCACCCGATTTCGCGAATCCGCGTGGGAACTTTACTGCATCATAAAAACGTTTCTTGCCGTGGCGAAATTGAGTTTCAGTCATAGAGACCTCAAAGCAAATAGGTAGTAAAGCAAGGTAATTCAAGGGACTTTTTGCCATCCAAAGACGCCGAGAAGCCTTAGAATCCCGTGCTGGTTCGATGCTGAAAATAGTTGGAAATGAACAAGAAAGAAAACGAATTGTTTTTGTCGAATGCACAAAATTTCTTTATGCTTAACTAAGCTTAATTGTGTAAGAATACGTGGCTAACCAGAACGTTAGCTCAATCTATTAGAAATATCTTAAGAGTCACATTATGGACGTAAAAGTATTCCAAACCTTCCTTGAAGTCGCTAAGGAGAAACACTTTGGTCGCGCATCCGAAAACCTCTACATCACGCAGGCCGCGGTGAGTGCACGTATCAAACAGCTCGAAGAATACTTTGATACGCGGTTGTTTACCCGACATCGCAACAATATTCAATTGACCTCAGCGGGTCAAAGGTTGGTGGGGTACGCAGAGGTGATGGTTTCGACGCTTAAGCAGGCAACCTTTGATTTATCTCTTGAGAGTAATAAGGCGCTGCAATTAACTCTAGGCGGCACACCCAATATCTGGGACGCATATTTGCAAAATGGTTTGAGTGTGGTGACAGACTCTTTGACTGGTTATGGCTTTGTCGCAGAGTCGTTAGGTCGCGAGCAGCTAAACCGCAAGTTGCTTGAGCGCACGTTGGATGTCGCATTTTCTTTCGATCCATTTAAGGTGGAAGAGTTCAAGAGTCACCAAATTGCCGAACTGTCTTTGGTGTTAGTATCAACAGAACCAAATAACATTGAATCTGCGTTCAACAGTAAATATGTTTATGTAGATTGGGGAACGCAGTTCGCGTTTGAACATGCCGATCGACACCCTAATATTCCAGCTCCTTACCTGCGTACGTCAACGGGGCGTATTGCGTTGGATTTTGTTTTGGAGAAGGGAGGCTGTGCCTATCTTCCTGCGTCGCTTGTGGAGCCTTTCATAGAGTCTGAGCAGCTATTTAGAGTCGAGGGAGCCGATGAATGGGCTCGGCCTTTGTACATAAGTTACCGTAAAAACAGCACCTCATTAGAGGCGATTTTACAAGTTGAATCACTCATCAACACTGTTAAGCCAACTACCTCGTTCGTCGTACAGCAGGCGGGTGAAAGTGTGGAATAAAGACTTTATAAAAGCCTCTTGTTAGAGGCTTTTTCCTTCAGCGTTAGAGTTAATCAAATCGCTTTTCAGGGATGTCAATGTCTTGCCAAACTGCATCAATGAGCCCATACAGTTCGACAATAACTTTCTTATTGGGGAGTGAGCTAATTATCATTTTTGACTCTAGTTTTCGCTCTGCGGCTTGTACCGCGCTTCGGGTTGCTTTACCGCCGATTTTCTTTACAAACGCCTGAGAAGCTTCACTGTAAATCCCACGCTGCGCATGGAGCAATAGCAAGACCGCTTTGTCTGTTTGCGTTAAGTTCTTAATGATGTCCTTATGTCCTTCCTCGGCACGAATCGCCTCTCTGATAAAATTAACACCTTGGTTAAGCGTTCGTTGATTGGCGACCAATTCACGCATCAGGTTAATTATCCAGTGTGGTGAGTGATCAATTTCGTTCCAGAAGTCGAGCAGCTCCAAGCGGTTAATATGAATGTTATAAGAATCCTTGAGCCGGTTGGTGCAATGCTCAATGAAACCGTCATCAATCACAGGAAATTCGTTCACTTGTGCAGACTGATAGAAGGGCACTTTGTCGTCTTCAAAAGCCGCTTTCATGCCTGTCCTGCTTGAGCCAGTAAAGATCACGGTAATTCTAGAGCCGTAAGAGTCGAACAGAGTTCTCAGGGTGTAGAGAAAGTTGTCAAAAGCACTAGATGTAGAAAGGTGTTGGAATTCATCCAATATGAAGACTACCTTAGAACCGCCAGCAGCCTCTATCACGGATTTAAGATGACTCTTAATGTTGAGTATATCTGCGTCGCTGGCAGACCTTGGTTTAAACTCGAGTTCAACTTTGGCAATTTGATTGCCAATCGCGAGTTTTTTTATTTCTGTATTGAGGAGCCGCTTCAGCGCGCCTTCTTGCTTTATTTCATCAAGCGCTCTTGCTAACTGTTCAGCGAATTCGGTATGAGGTGCACTCTTGTTGCCCCACATGTTGATATAGATAGGCAACAGACCGTTGTTGATAAGCTCGGGGCTTAAATCACTTAAGAAGAACGATGTCTTGCCAATCCTGCGCGTACCTAAGTACACCATTCGAGAAAATAGCGTGTCTTTACACATATTTGTTATGTGCTGTGCTAATACTGGGCGATGATAAAACCATGGGTCAGAATAAGGAATGTAACTGGGCTTACTCATAGTTGTATGACTCGGTGTACTTTTCATTGTAATTCATTATAGCAAAATGAATTCATCACGTCGTGATGAATTAAGGTGAAGTTAGGCAGAGCAGTGGCAGTAAGACACTAGACGGCGAGCCAGATAGGGAATTGGTATTCGCTTAAAAAGAAAAATTCCCGCTTGAGCGGAGGGGCTGGCGGTTCTGGTCGTGAACCGATCTGAACCTTCGGGGTATGGTGCTCTGCGAGCCGAATGTTGAGGTGTGTCGTATCCCTTTTGCGAAACCTCGTGACGTATTAGTAGCTGCATTAGGATCAGAGCATCAATGGCTACCCGTACTGATTCTGGAGGATAAACAGACCATCACTGAGCCTGAAGCGATCATTGATTACTTGGCGGAGCAATTTAGTGGGCCTCAAGTCCTCCCTTGAATAGTGAAAGGGGACGATGCCCCCTTTGGTACACCAAATAATGTGTGACACTAGATGCGTTCAGCCAAGTAAGCATCATAGTCTGGAATTTCAATATCCACTTCTTGCGAGAGTAGATTAGATTCAAACAAAAAGTTCGCGGTAGCGCGGTTGGTTGCGACAGGGATGTTCCATACGCTGGCAATACGTAGCAGGGCTTTTACATCAGGGTCGTGTGGTACTGCGTTAAGAGGATCCCAGAAGAAGATCAACATATCCAGTTTCCCTTCAGAAATGAGCGCACCGATTTGTTGGTCGCCACCCATTGAGCCACTGATCATGCTTTTGATGGCAAGGCCAGTTTCCTTACTAAGCATATTACCCGTTGTCCCTGTTGCATACAGAAAGTGACCTTGTAACTTTTCCTTGTTCTCTTGAACCCAGCGCAGAAGCTCAGGTTTGTAATGATCATGAGCCACCAGTGCGATGTGCTTGTGTGCCGGCATTGTGCGAATCGTTTTCTGCATGTACTTTTGTTCCTAATTATCTATTTTTGAATTCTGCTCGTTCTAATTCGAATGCACACAATAGGCTGACGTGAGTGCATTCGAATTAGTTTGATTTAAGTTATTGATATTAAAATCAAGCTTCATACTACGCATCACAACCAAAGCTCGCAATGAGCTTCCTTGGTATCTGTGACAATTAATGCTCTTCGACACTAAAAATAGGCCTGAATGCACTGGGAGACAAGGATTCCCCGATGATTTGTTCATCAAGTGAATCAGGTGTTAGCACTTCAATTTTAGGTGCAAGATCTGTTTCGTAGGGCTCATCTCGTAAATAATGTACGGCTTGACGGATAGACAATTGACCTTGCTCTACCATTTTGTCTGTCGGTGCAAACTCTACTTTGTTGCGAAGTAAGCCGCGATATACCCCGTGACTCAGGTAAATCGATAGAAGCTTGATATCAGAGTGGTGCGGCTGTGCACGTAGCTCACTAATAGCAGCTTCAATAGCAACTGCGCTGCCAACGACATAATCGAGGTTCGGGTAGTTTTCAATGACCTCTTGAACTAGGTTACGTTGTAACTCCTTGTCATTGTCTGCCCATAGGGTTTCAACAATGTTTACATCACTGTGTTTGACTGCTTCTAGAAATCCAAGAATGACAGGCTTTGTCCCACCACTTGATTCTGGGCCAGGAAGAAAAGCCACATCGACGACACCACTGCCTTTAGGGTGCTGCTCTGCCAAGTGTTTACCGACTCGATGACCCATCCAGTACCAATCAACGCCGACAACACCTTTTACGTGTTGACGTTGCGCTTTATCGACAATGAGATGATTTACTGTCGCAAATACAGGCGTGTCTTGTGTGTAGCGACTTAAATCCTGGCTAAATGCGGTGGGAGAGACGGTACCAAGAATGATCGCATCGGCGCCCCAGTCGCGGCAGGCGATAAGTTGCGCACGCTGTTTGTCTATATTCGGATAACCCCCAGACTCCAAGACCTTGAGGGTAATATTCTGCTTCTCTGCCTCTGTCACCATCCCATAGTTTACGGATAGCCAGTATGAGTCTTTAA is a genomic window of Vibrio sp. CB1-14 containing:
- the rimK gene encoding 30S ribosomal protein S6--L-glutamate ligase — its product is MRIAILSRNENLYSTRRLKEAGEARGHQVDIIDTLHCYMDITSSNSKVRYMGEELPQYDAVIPRIGSSITFYGTAVVRQFEMMGTFCVNESVAISRSRDKLRSLQLLSRKGIGLPRTGFASKPDDIPDLIKNVGGAPLVIKLLEGTQGIGVVLAETQKAAESVIEAFMGLKANILVQEFIEEANGADIRCFVVGGKVIAAMKRQAAEGEFRSNLHRGGTAQLIKLTKEERATAIAAAKAMGLNLCGVDILQSKNGPVVMEVNSSPGLEGIESATSKDVAGLIYEFIEKNAKPNNNKTKGRG
- a CDS encoding succinylglutamate desuccinylase/aspartoacylase family protein, with amino-acid sequence MAKELVIAGVEIRPGERKEIDIPVAKLYTDAEVSIPVQVIRAKKEGPVVFVSAAVHGDELNGIEIISRLIAENLKLQCGTLIYVPMVNVYGVLNQSRYMPDRRDLNRCFPGSKKGSLAGRLAHTFLESIVSHCDYGIDLHTGAIHRSNLPQIRANLEDEETKRLAEAFAVPVLLNANIRDGSLREAAVNHGARVLLYEAGEALRFDELSIQTGVKGVLRVLKALGMTRKRVSKAKTDPFIANRSDWTRADASGFVKEYVHLGSMVEKGEILADINGPLGNNIGQVTSNRTGIIIGKQNIPLVQEGEAMYHIAYFGDNAEEVFEHIEIMQESIVPVEPSM
- a CDS encoding ATP-dependent zinc protease, whose translation is MPNTYNDRMIIGNLEVCSLPELGIFDLEVRIDTGAKTSSLHVDNLQRVKRDGRLYVQYDLHPDIYHLDEIVHCESLIYDSRRIKSSNGDSEQRCVIQTLFKLGDREWPIEITLSNRQDMSYMMLLGREAMIDKVYVDPSRAFLID
- a CDS encoding DUF413 domain-containing protein, which gives rise to MTETQFRHGKKRFYDAVKFPRGFAKSGDFTLIEEDILVTYGETMLALERGDITPENAEEKHFTKVIVNPSKAKSKLEHTWLKYVRLARGRRAFHTLNSKSKFHEAAKDYDYDMENDDVLEPA
- a CDS encoding LysR family transcriptional regulator, producing the protein MDVKVFQTFLEVAKEKHFGRASENLYITQAAVSARIKQLEEYFDTRLFTRHRNNIQLTSAGQRLVGYAEVMVSTLKQATFDLSLESNKALQLTLGGTPNIWDAYLQNGLSVVTDSLTGYGFVAESLGREQLNRKLLERTLDVAFSFDPFKVEEFKSHQIAELSLVLVSTEPNNIESAFNSKYVYVDWGTQFAFEHADRHPNIPAPYLRTSTGRIALDFVLEKGGCAYLPASLVEPFIESEQLFRVEGADEWARPLYISYRKNSTSLEAILQVESLINTVKPTTSFVVQQAGESVE
- a CDS encoding P-loop NTPase fold protein, coding for MSKPSYIPYSDPWFYHRPVLAQHITNMCKDTLFSRMVYLGTRRIGKTSFFLSDLSPELINNGLLPIYINMWGNKSAPHTEFAEQLARALDEIKQEGALKRLLNTEIKKLAIGNQIAKVELEFKPRSASDADILNIKSHLKSVIEAAGGSKVVFILDEFQHLSTSSAFDNFLYTLRTLFDSYGSRITVIFTGSSRTGMKAAFEDDKVPFYQSAQVNEFPVIDDGFIEHCTNRLKDSYNIHINRLELLDFWNEIDHSPHWIINLMRELVANQRTLNQGVNFIREAIRAEEGHKDIIKNLTQTDKAVLLLLHAQRGIYSEASQAFVKKIGGKATRSAVQAAERKLESKMIISSLPNKKVIVELYGLIDAVWQDIDIPEKRFD
- a CDS encoding DUF3088 family protein, translated to MVLCEPNVEVCRIPFAKPRDVLVAALGSEHQWLPVLILEDKQTITEPEAIIDYLAEQFSGPQVLP
- a CDS encoding methylglyoxal synthase — translated: MQKTIRTMPAHKHIALVAHDHYKPELLRWVQENKEKLQGHFLYATGTTGNMLSKETGLAIKSMISGSMGGDQQIGALISEGKLDMLIFFWDPLNAVPHDPDVKALLRIASVWNIPVATNRATANFLFESNLLSQEVDIEIPDYDAYLAERI
- the torT gene encoding TMAO reductase system periplasmic protein TorT, producing the protein MPNKTHFFSTICALMIATSVPLSSNAANATTVKNAPESEKVCAIYPHLKDSYWLSVNYGMVTEAEKQNITLKVLESGGYPNIDKQRAQLIACRDWGADAIILGTVSPTAFSQDLSRYTQDTPVFATVNHLIVDKAQRQHVKGVVGVDWYWMGHRVGKHLAEQHPKGSGVVDVAFLPGPESSGGTKPVILGFLEAVKHSDVNIVETLWADNDKELQRNLVQEVIENYPNLDYVVGSAVAIEAAISELRAQPHHSDIKLLSIYLSHGVYRGLLRNKVEFAPTDKMVEQGQLSIRQAVHYLRDEPYETDLAPKIEVLTPDSLDEQIIGESLSPSAFRPIFSVEEH